A genomic window from bacterium includes:
- a CDS encoding ArsR family transcriptional regulator, with the protein MADHALKVELFDQFARVAHALGSGRRVELIDVLANGERSVEELSRQVAMSVANTSRHLQVLKESGLVAAARNGTRVRYRLASPVVYQFWVALRSLAVERLPGVQGLVEAYLGSREGLEPISGDELLARLKAGEPLLVVDVRPAEEYQAAHVAGAVSIPLPELEQRLRELPLEREIVAYCRGPYCAFAPAAVRTLREHGYAARYLTDGLPEWAAAGRGIGAVMNHG; encoded by the coding sequence ATGGCGGATCACGCGCTGAAGGTCGAGCTTTTCGATCAATTCGCCCGGGTCGCTCATGCCCTGGGAAGTGGGCGGCGGGTTGAGCTCATCGACGTGCTGGCCAACGGCGAGCGAAGCGTCGAGGAGTTGTCGCGCCAGGTCGCGATGTCGGTCGCCAACACCAGCCGGCACCTCCAGGTCCTGAAGGAGTCGGGACTCGTCGCCGCCGCCAGGAACGGCACGCGCGTGCGCTACCGGCTCGCCTCGCCGGTCGTCTACCAGTTCTGGGTGGCCCTGCGCTCCCTGGCGGTCGAGAGGCTGCCTGGGGTGCAGGGCCTCGTCGAGGCATACCTCGGTTCACGGGAAGGCCTCGAACCGATCAGCGGGGATGAGCTGCTCGCTCGGCTCAAGGCGGGCGAGCCCCTGCTGGTGGTCGATGTCCGGCCGGCTGAGGAGTATCAAGCGGCGCATGTCGCCGGCGCTGTGTCGATTCCGCTGCCGGAGCTGGAGCAGAGGTTGCGGGAGCTACCGCTCGAGCGTGAGATCGTCGCCTACTGCAGGGGTCCGTACTGTGCCTTTGCGCCGGCAGCGGTTCGCACCCTCCGTGAGCACGGTTACGCGGCCCGATACCTCACCGACGGATTACCGGAATGGGCGGCCGCCGGACGAGGGATCGGCGCCGTCATGAACCATGGCTGA
- a CDS encoding methyltransferase domain-containing protein encodes MAEMLELVDLEELRHQVREKYREVAADPTGAQHPHHFHTGRAHAVRLGYPAHPLSQLPEAACEAFAEVGNPFYWGGPQPGERVLDLGSGGGMDSLLAALWVGGEGSVIGVDMTPEMLERSRSMAARLGLKNIEFREGLIEALPVEDGWADVVISNGVINLCPDKLGVYRQIFRVLRPGGRMTVADICLERPVPEEALRNIDLWTG; translated from the coding sequence ATGGCTGAGATGCTCGAGCTGGTCGATCTCGAAGAGCTTCGCCACCAGGTCCGCGAGAAGTACCGCGAGGTGGCGGCCGACCCGACCGGCGCCCAGCACCCGCATCACTTCCATACGGGCCGCGCCCATGCCGTTCGGTTGGGCTATCCAGCACATCCGCTGAGCCAGCTTCCCGAAGCCGCGTGCGAGGCCTTCGCGGAAGTCGGGAATCCCTTTTACTGGGGTGGCCCTCAGCCTGGCGAGCGGGTACTGGACCTTGGATCGGGTGGCGGTATGGACTCGTTGCTGGCCGCGCTGTGGGTGGGCGGCGAAGGGAGCGTGATCGGAGTCGACATGACTCCCGAGATGCTCGAGCGCAGCCGCTCGATGGCGGCCAGGCTCGGCCTGAAGAACATCGAGTTCCGGGAGGGCCTGATCGAGGCTCTTCCTGTCGAGGACGGTTGGGCGGACGTCGTCATCTCCAACGGCGTGATCAACCTCTGCCCGGACAAGCTCGGCGTCTACCGCCAGATCTTTCGGGTCCTGCGGCCCGGCGGCCGGATGACGGTGGCGGACATCTGTCTGGAGCGGCCGGTGCCGGAGGAGGCGCTCCGAAACATCGATCTGTGGACGGGTTGA